One genomic window of Numida meleagris isolate 19003 breed g44 Domestic line chromosome 1, NumMel1.0, whole genome shotgun sequence includes the following:
- the JAM2 gene encoding junctional adhesion molecule B isoform X7 encodes MLPVNVFKGHKVTGISIETDNKNVKAEEFKEAILSCKHKFSKGMSLRIEWKKIQSQEVSFVYYSGEFTGDLKDRAEMLNTGIRIRNVTRKDSGTYRCEISAKSEEGQRLGEATITLTVLVPPSTPICVVPNSAMTGTVVELSCKEAEGSPPSEYQWYKNGVALLEKTGTGSARTANITYTMNKKSGTLIFNTVSKNDTGEYFCVASNGIGLPQKCSMKRMQVDDLNVSGIIAAVVIVALVMALCGLGVFYAQKKGYFTRRPTLNLQVKRISSIPSPLLSRRFQPL; translated from the exons GTCATAAGGTGACTGGAATTTCTATTGAAacagataataaaaatgtaaaagcagagGAGTTTAAAG AGGCTATTCTTAGTTGCAAGCACAAATTTTCAAAAGGGATGAGTCTAAGAATagaatggaagaaaatccaATCCCAAGAAGTTTCATTTGTCTACTACAGTGGTGAATTTACAG GTGATCTTAAAGACCGAGCAGAGATGCTGAATACAGGAATCCGTATTAGAAATGTGACTAGAAAGGATTCTGGGACCTACCGCTGTGAAATCAGTGCAAAGAGTGAAGAGGGGCAACGCCTGGGAGAGGCTACTATTACTCTCACAGTATTGG ttcctCCCTCTACCCCAATATGCGTGGTACCCAACTCTGCAATGACGGGAACAGTAGTGGAGCTGAGCTGTAAGGAAGCTGAGGGGTCTCCTCCGTCTGAGTACCAGTGGTACAAGAACGGCGTTGCCTTACTGGAAAAGACAGGAACAGGCAGTGCTAGAACAGCCAACATAACTTACACCATGAATAAAAAGTCTGGCACTCTG ATATTTAACACTGTTTCAAAGAATGACACCGGAGAGTATTTCTGTGTAGCCTCAAATGGGATTGGATTACCTCAGAAATGCTCCATGAAGCGAATGCAAGTTG ATGACCTTAATGTAAGCGGTATCATTGCTGCTGTAGTAATTGTGGCTCTGGTAATGGCACTATGTGGCCTTGGAGTATTTTATGCTCAAAAAAAAGGGTATTTTACAA GAAGACCAACTCTCAATCTACAAGTGAAAAG
- the JAM2 gene encoding junctional adhesion molecule B isoform X8, translating to MRSGHKVTGISIETDNKNVKAEEFKEAILSCKHKFSKGMSLRIEWKKIQSQEVSFVYYSGEFTGDLKDRAEMLNTGIRIRNVTRKDSGTYRCEISAKSEEGQRLGEATITLTVLVPPSTPICVVPNSAMTGTVVELSCKEAEGSPPSEYQWYKNGVALLEKTGTGSARTANITYTMNKKSGTLIFNTVSKNDTGEYFCVASNGIGLPQKCSMKRMQVDDLNVSGIIAAVVIVALVMALCGLGVFYAQKKGYFTRRPTLNLQVKRISSIPSPLLSRRFQPL from the exons GTCATAAGGTGACTGGAATTTCTATTGAAacagataataaaaatgtaaaagcagagGAGTTTAAAG AGGCTATTCTTAGTTGCAAGCACAAATTTTCAAAAGGGATGAGTCTAAGAATagaatggaagaaaatccaATCCCAAGAAGTTTCATTTGTCTACTACAGTGGTGAATTTACAG GTGATCTTAAAGACCGAGCAGAGATGCTGAATACAGGAATCCGTATTAGAAATGTGACTAGAAAGGATTCTGGGACCTACCGCTGTGAAATCAGTGCAAAGAGTGAAGAGGGGCAACGCCTGGGAGAGGCTACTATTACTCTCACAGTATTGG ttcctCCCTCTACCCCAATATGCGTGGTACCCAACTCTGCAATGACGGGAACAGTAGTGGAGCTGAGCTGTAAGGAAGCTGAGGGGTCTCCTCCGTCTGAGTACCAGTGGTACAAGAACGGCGTTGCCTTACTGGAAAAGACAGGAACAGGCAGTGCTAGAACAGCCAACATAACTTACACCATGAATAAAAAGTCTGGCACTCTG ATATTTAACACTGTTTCAAAGAATGACACCGGAGAGTATTTCTGTGTAGCCTCAAATGGGATTGGATTACCTCAGAAATGCTCCATGAAGCGAATGCAAGTTG ATGACCTTAATGTAAGCGGTATCATTGCTGCTGTAGTAATTGTGGCTCTGGTAATGGCACTATGTGGCCTTGGAGTATTTTATGCTCAAAAAAAAGGGTATTTTACAA GAAGACCAACTCTCAATCTACAAGTGAAAAG
- the JAM2 gene encoding junctional adhesion molecule B isoform X2, with protein sequence MKKATAGHKVTGISIETDNKNVKAEEFKEAILSCKHKFSKGMSLRIEWKKIQSQEVSFVYYSGEFTGDLKDRAEMLNTGIRIRNVTRKDSGTYRCEISAKSEEGQRLGEATITLTVLVPPSTPICVVPNSAMTGTVVELSCKEAEGSPPSEYQWYKNGVALLEKTGTGSARTANITYTMNKKSGTLIFNTVSKNDTGEYFCVASNGIGLPQKCSMKRMQVDDLNVSGIIAAVVIVALVMALCGLGVFYAQKKGYFTKESSSQKTNSQSTSEKDFKHTKSFVI encoded by the exons GTCATAAGGTGACTGGAATTTCTATTGAAacagataataaaaatgtaaaagcagagGAGTTTAAAG AGGCTATTCTTAGTTGCAAGCACAAATTTTCAAAAGGGATGAGTCTAAGAATagaatggaagaaaatccaATCCCAAGAAGTTTCATTTGTCTACTACAGTGGTGAATTTACAG GTGATCTTAAAGACCGAGCAGAGATGCTGAATACAGGAATCCGTATTAGAAATGTGACTAGAAAGGATTCTGGGACCTACCGCTGTGAAATCAGTGCAAAGAGTGAAGAGGGGCAACGCCTGGGAGAGGCTACTATTACTCTCACAGTATTGG ttcctCCCTCTACCCCAATATGCGTGGTACCCAACTCTGCAATGACGGGAACAGTAGTGGAGCTGAGCTGTAAGGAAGCTGAGGGGTCTCCTCCGTCTGAGTACCAGTGGTACAAGAACGGCGTTGCCTTACTGGAAAAGACAGGAACAGGCAGTGCTAGAACAGCCAACATAACTTACACCATGAATAAAAAGTCTGGCACTCTG ATATTTAACACTGTTTCAAAGAATGACACCGGAGAGTATTTCTGTGTAGCCTCAAATGGGATTGGATTACCTCAGAAATGCTCCATGAAGCGAATGCAAGTTG ATGACCTTAATGTAAGCGGTATCATTGCTGCTGTAGTAATTGTGGCTCTGGTAATGGCACTATGTGGCCTTGGAGTATTTTATGCTCAAAAAAAAGGGTATTTTACAA aggaaaGCTCTTCCCA GAAGACCAACTCTCAATCTACAAGTGAAAAG
- the JAM2 gene encoding junctional adhesion molecule B isoform X1 codes for MKKATAGHKVTGISIETDNKNVKAEEFKEAILSCKHKFSKGMSLRIEWKKIQSQEVSFVYYSGEFTGDLKDRAEMLNTGIRIRNVTRKDSGTYRCEISAKSEEGQRLGEATITLTVLVPPSTPICVVPNSAMTGTVVELSCKEAEGSPPSEYQWYKNGVALLEKTGTGSARTANITYTMNKKSGTLIFNTVSKNDTGEYFCVASNGIGLPQKCSMKRMQVDDLNVSGIIAAVVIVALVMALCGLGVFYAQKKGYFTRRPTLNLQVKRISSIPSPLLSRRFQPL; via the exons GTCATAAGGTGACTGGAATTTCTATTGAAacagataataaaaatgtaaaagcagagGAGTTTAAAG AGGCTATTCTTAGTTGCAAGCACAAATTTTCAAAAGGGATGAGTCTAAGAATagaatggaagaaaatccaATCCCAAGAAGTTTCATTTGTCTACTACAGTGGTGAATTTACAG GTGATCTTAAAGACCGAGCAGAGATGCTGAATACAGGAATCCGTATTAGAAATGTGACTAGAAAGGATTCTGGGACCTACCGCTGTGAAATCAGTGCAAAGAGTGAAGAGGGGCAACGCCTGGGAGAGGCTACTATTACTCTCACAGTATTGG ttcctCCCTCTACCCCAATATGCGTGGTACCCAACTCTGCAATGACGGGAACAGTAGTGGAGCTGAGCTGTAAGGAAGCTGAGGGGTCTCCTCCGTCTGAGTACCAGTGGTACAAGAACGGCGTTGCCTTACTGGAAAAGACAGGAACAGGCAGTGCTAGAACAGCCAACATAACTTACACCATGAATAAAAAGTCTGGCACTCTG ATATTTAACACTGTTTCAAAGAATGACACCGGAGAGTATTTCTGTGTAGCCTCAAATGGGATTGGATTACCTCAGAAATGCTCCATGAAGCGAATGCAAGTTG ATGACCTTAATGTAAGCGGTATCATTGCTGCTGTAGTAATTGTGGCTCTGGTAATGGCACTATGTGGCCTTGGAGTATTTTATGCTCAAAAAAAAGGGTATTTTACAA GAAGACCAACTCTCAATCTACAAGTGAAAAG
- the JAM2 gene encoding junctional adhesion molecule B isoform X6 — protein sequence MSWPFCGASRCHKVTGISIETDNKNVKAEEFKEAILSCKHKFSKGMSLRIEWKKIQSQEVSFVYYSGEFTGDLKDRAEMLNTGIRIRNVTRKDSGTYRCEISAKSEEGQRLGEATITLTVLVPPSTPICVVPNSAMTGTVVELSCKEAEGSPPSEYQWYKNGVALLEKTGTGSARTANITYTMNKKSGTLIFNTVSKNDTGEYFCVASNGIGLPQKCSMKRMQVDDLNVSGIIAAVVIVALVMALCGLGVFYAQKKGYFTRRPTLNLQVKRISSIPSPLLSRRFQPL from the exons GTCATAAGGTGACTGGAATTTCTATTGAAacagataataaaaatgtaaaagcagagGAGTTTAAAG AGGCTATTCTTAGTTGCAAGCACAAATTTTCAAAAGGGATGAGTCTAAGAATagaatggaagaaaatccaATCCCAAGAAGTTTCATTTGTCTACTACAGTGGTGAATTTACAG GTGATCTTAAAGACCGAGCAGAGATGCTGAATACAGGAATCCGTATTAGAAATGTGACTAGAAAGGATTCTGGGACCTACCGCTGTGAAATCAGTGCAAAGAGTGAAGAGGGGCAACGCCTGGGAGAGGCTACTATTACTCTCACAGTATTGG ttcctCCCTCTACCCCAATATGCGTGGTACCCAACTCTGCAATGACGGGAACAGTAGTGGAGCTGAGCTGTAAGGAAGCTGAGGGGTCTCCTCCGTCTGAGTACCAGTGGTACAAGAACGGCGTTGCCTTACTGGAAAAGACAGGAACAGGCAGTGCTAGAACAGCCAACATAACTTACACCATGAATAAAAAGTCTGGCACTCTG ATATTTAACACTGTTTCAAAGAATGACACCGGAGAGTATTTCTGTGTAGCCTCAAATGGGATTGGATTACCTCAGAAATGCTCCATGAAGCGAATGCAAGTTG ATGACCTTAATGTAAGCGGTATCATTGCTGCTGTAGTAATTGTGGCTCTGGTAATGGCACTATGTGGCCTTGGAGTATTTTATGCTCAAAAAAAAGGGTATTTTACAA GAAGACCAACTCTCAATCTACAAGTGAAAAG
- the JAM2 gene encoding junctional adhesion molecule B isoform X9, translating to MSLRIEWKKIQSQEVSFVYYSGEFTGDLKDRAEMLNTGIRIRNVTRKDSGTYRCEISAKSEEGQRLGEATITLTVLVPPSTPICVVPNSAMTGTVVELSCKEAEGSPPSEYQWYKNGVALLEKTGTGSARTANITYTMNKKSGTLIFNTVSKNDTGEYFCVASNGIGLPQKCSMKRMQVDDLNVSGIIAAVVIVALVMALCGLGVFYAQKKGYFTRRPTLNLQVKRISSIPSPLLSRRFQPL from the exons ATGAGTCTAAGAATagaatggaagaaaatccaATCCCAAGAAGTTTCATTTGTCTACTACAGTGGTGAATTTACAG GTGATCTTAAAGACCGAGCAGAGATGCTGAATACAGGAATCCGTATTAGAAATGTGACTAGAAAGGATTCTGGGACCTACCGCTGTGAAATCAGTGCAAAGAGTGAAGAGGGGCAACGCCTGGGAGAGGCTACTATTACTCTCACAGTATTGG ttcctCCCTCTACCCCAATATGCGTGGTACCCAACTCTGCAATGACGGGAACAGTAGTGGAGCTGAGCTGTAAGGAAGCTGAGGGGTCTCCTCCGTCTGAGTACCAGTGGTACAAGAACGGCGTTGCCTTACTGGAAAAGACAGGAACAGGCAGTGCTAGAACAGCCAACATAACTTACACCATGAATAAAAAGTCTGGCACTCTG ATATTTAACACTGTTTCAAAGAATGACACCGGAGAGTATTTCTGTGTAGCCTCAAATGGGATTGGATTACCTCAGAAATGCTCCATGAAGCGAATGCAAGTTG ATGACCTTAATGTAAGCGGTATCATTGCTGCTGTAGTAATTGTGGCTCTGGTAATGGCACTATGTGGCCTTGGAGTATTTTATGCTCAAAAAAAAGGGTATTTTACAA GAAGACCAACTCTCAATCTACAAGTGAAAAG
- the JAM2 gene encoding junctional adhesion molecule B isoform X5, translated as MATVGLDDLRGHKVTGISIETDNKNVKAEEFKEAILSCKHKFSKGMSLRIEWKKIQSQEVSFVYYSGEFTGDLKDRAEMLNTGIRIRNVTRKDSGTYRCEISAKSEEGQRLGEATITLTVLVPPSTPICVVPNSAMTGTVVELSCKEAEGSPPSEYQWYKNGVALLEKTGTGSARTANITYTMNKKSGTLIFNTVSKNDTGEYFCVASNGIGLPQKCSMKRMQVDDLNVSGIIAAVVIVALVMALCGLGVFYAQKKGYFTRRPTLNLQVKRISSIPSPLLSRRFQPL; from the exons GTCATAAGGTGACTGGAATTTCTATTGAAacagataataaaaatgtaaaagcagagGAGTTTAAAG AGGCTATTCTTAGTTGCAAGCACAAATTTTCAAAAGGGATGAGTCTAAGAATagaatggaagaaaatccaATCCCAAGAAGTTTCATTTGTCTACTACAGTGGTGAATTTACAG GTGATCTTAAAGACCGAGCAGAGATGCTGAATACAGGAATCCGTATTAGAAATGTGACTAGAAAGGATTCTGGGACCTACCGCTGTGAAATCAGTGCAAAGAGTGAAGAGGGGCAACGCCTGGGAGAGGCTACTATTACTCTCACAGTATTGG ttcctCCCTCTACCCCAATATGCGTGGTACCCAACTCTGCAATGACGGGAACAGTAGTGGAGCTGAGCTGTAAGGAAGCTGAGGGGTCTCCTCCGTCTGAGTACCAGTGGTACAAGAACGGCGTTGCCTTACTGGAAAAGACAGGAACAGGCAGTGCTAGAACAGCCAACATAACTTACACCATGAATAAAAAGTCTGGCACTCTG ATATTTAACACTGTTTCAAAGAATGACACCGGAGAGTATTTCTGTGTAGCCTCAAATGGGATTGGATTACCTCAGAAATGCTCCATGAAGCGAATGCAAGTTG ATGACCTTAATGTAAGCGGTATCATTGCTGCTGTAGTAATTGTGGCTCTGGTAATGGCACTATGTGGCCTTGGAGTATTTTATGCTCAAAAAAAAGGGTATTTTACAA GAAGACCAACTCTCAATCTACAAGTGAAAAG